ctccgtttcaaaaagaatggtCTAGTTTAACTTGGAacggaatttaagaaaagaaagaagattttttaatcttgtggttctaaattaaagttatgttaaatgtaccaaaatgctctttaatcttgtggtcttaaacatgtaacgtggaaagttgaagttaaagtgttgtcaaaaaaggaaagggGTCATTCGTTTTGAAAcagattaaaaacaaaaataatgtcattcttttttaaacggagggagtattattttgatttaaataaattatggggAAAAAATACTAGAGGTGAGAGTTATATTTcatccaataagaaaatgatacataataaatatgttttaaaaatgaaaataaagaaaaagttgtTAGTTTCAAAGATATAAGTGAACTAAAAGGtgaaataaatgatatttttagcCCAAAAAGATGAATAGAAGGAtattttcaaaccaaaaaatGTGGACGGAGGGTATTTTTAAACCCTTTTCCCTAGAATTCAAGGGTATTTTTAGACTCCTTTCCATTTCAAATATACTAACAACTGTccatcttaaaaaaaaaaaaaatcgatctTGAATTAGAGGGggtaaataaaagaatatttttaaaaagggtaTGTATAGGAATTTTCATACAATAAGTCGAAGAGTTAAAGTAAAATCAAATCGTAAAAATGCAACATGTAATCACTACTAGTTCGAACGGTACAAAAATGTTGtgcaaaattttcattttcacttatatacatcatgaaattccacttcttttaatttgtatatatgtttccAGTAGAGACGGTTTTGAAAAGAATTATTGATCAGTTAATGTGTGGTCCATCTGATGAGCTATGCATGGCAGAGGAGATACAAGATTCATCAAGATTGGATAGTGTATCGGAGATGAATCTTTTTATGCTACTGCTTGAACGTAAGAATGGTGGTTGGCATGGTTCCGGAATCGGTTGTCCAAATGTTGTTAGCATTTGGACAACATCAGACATTGATGGTCTTAAGGTAACAGAAGCTTGAGTGCATAAAAGCCCTACTTTGAGGACTTTTGATACCTCATCTGGTGAAAAATCATCTTTCAAGATAGGGTCTAATGCTTTAGTCACTTGATTTGTTGTATACAGTTTCCACAcctgaaataaaaaatgacagGTTCAATTTGTTACCAACAAACTTTTAAGAGAAATGTACAACATTAATTCTTACAGTTTGCAGTAGATATCCAGAGTCATCCTCTGCCaaagaaatgttttttcttCCACAAACAATTTCAAGAACAAGCACTCCATAGCTATAGACATCAGCCATCTCTGTGAGTTGTCCTTTTACGAGATATTCAGGCGCCATATATCCTCTACGCAACAAATAAAATCACTAGTTATAATTAAGTAGTTAAAAGAAGGCTGTGAATTCTGTTTTATCATTCTTACAATGTCCCAGCAATTCCAGTGCTAAGATGAGTTTTATTAGTTGCAAGACACCGAGCTAGTCCAAAATCAGCAATTTTCGCCTCAAAATTTTCATCCAAAAGTACATTGGAGCTCTTGATGTCCCTGTGGATGATTTTCATATCTGAACCTCCATGGAGGAACGCAAGGCCTTCTGCTATTCCGACTATGATGTGTAATCGTTCTTTCCAACTTAGAACTTTTATCTTATTCTTATCTACACAACAAAAATTTGAACAACTCAATTAGAAGTCGTCCCTAATTGTCACTGCATATATAGATATAAATTCATCGATAATAACGTACCATCAAGGTATTGATCTAGGCTCTTATTAGGCACAAACTCATAGACAAGGAGGCTCTCGGGGCCTTCAATGCTGCAACCCAACAACTTCACAAGATTTTTGTGCTCAATCCCATGGATAAGGTTAACCTCATTGAAGAACTCATCAACCCAGTGCCTTGTATTGAAAAACAGTCTCTTAACTGCAACAACTTTCCCATTAGGAAGAGTCCCCATGTATACAGAACCATTTCCTCCTTGGCCTACTATTGTTGATGGATCAAAGTAGTTTGTTGCCTTTTCAAGGTTTTCATATTTAAAGTTCAAGCTGGACCTCTTGTATGAATTCGATATCTTGCCAAGATTAATGCATTCTGTGGCCAAGAAAAATTGCAAACATTTATGTAATTAGTTTATTACATATACGACTgattgattgtttaaattgacaaattAAGGTTAGTTTCTTTTATGATACCTTGTTTTCGCTTTAACGATTTTTTACGAGCTACGTAGGCAACAAAGAGAAACAGCATGGAGAAAGCTATCATTGCAAAAACGATAACTATTATTACACCTTTGCTTAAGCCTGAAACCAAGAGCATTTATTTACAAATTAGTCAAAAGCAAGCATATTATTGTccttgagagaaaaaaaaaacagagttCAAAGTCTCTAAAGAACAAGCTTTCAAGTTTAGCAGTCAAAGAGGAGCCAGATAAAGTTTTATAGTAtactacaacaataacaacagtATATTTGATGTAATCTGACAAAATGGGGTCTTGAGAGTATAAGGTAGCAGATTTTAATTTGTCAGTTCttagagagattgttttcaTACTCTCACAACCCAATCCCTTATAGTCTAGTATATCAGTAAAAACTTTGTTTGTTCAATAATActctttttatttgatacatctactaagaaaaataataattaacataatGAGTTTACCATTCTAAATCAATTTACTTATTAAAGaggttttatcttttttaaaaatatcaattctGTAAATAAATTGAGAGTATAATacgtaaaagaaaaatatattattttttcttgatttgtcaaaactAACCAGTAAGAAGTCCAAATTGTACAAATAAAATGGGACTGAGGGAGTATTATATTCtggaatatttattttctatttttcttttaagaaaatgttTAGTACTGGAACTGAACTACACCTGAGTCCGAGAGGAGAGGAGCTGGTTCTACTTCAACTTATAAGACAAGTCAAATCCACAATAGCACAATTgatgttttatattttatactttcTACATTTATTAATTCAGctagttgtatatatataaatatatacttcCAATCTTTTTcaccaaaatcaaaatataacaacaaagaaaaataattattttacataCCATTAAAATGTCTCTGTCGATCCGTATAGACTTGACccaacagaaatattaataatacaTCTTTGTAGGAGTAGGTCATATGGATGTCATTATCGATACGTTTGAAATTTTCTGCCTTCCAATTTGCATATATTTGGCTTTAGTACTTGGAAAAGGCATAGAGTCTAACTTGCGTTGTTTAGTAAATCAAATATGAGTTTTTTCCACGGTTGAGCATTttttaacaatttaattaatcttAGGTGCTAATGTGTTatgaattatttaattttgctATCCgtttaaaataatgatttatgctgttctttttttttgttcaatgtGAATTATAGTTGGATTAGGGGAATAAGACAAAAGGAAGGATGTTAGAGAACTCATATAAGTTCGGACTTTGGACCATTCTTGTTCTTTAAAACAAATATGGCGTTAGTTTGACCATCCCACATAGTCAAGATATTCCTATAATATCATTTTCGATTTTCCTTGAGATAATCAAACAGGACGGaaattatatatgattttatatttagaaataaagtTGATATAGATGGTGACAAAGGTTGGATTCTTGTAACTAGGCGAAGACGTAACAAGTCAAGCTTACGAAAAGAAACATCCAAGCCACCGATTAGAGGGAAAATGgtgaagaaattgaagaagcagAAATCAATCAAGCACTCAAAGAGGGCGAAGGTAGAAGTGCATCACTACAAAAACCCCGATGTCTTGTGACTCTAGAGGAATTCTTACCAAGTTCGTTCGACATAAAGTCTACTCAAGACAATGTCGAGGCATCATGTTTCAATGCTGATAAAGCAGAAACAATGAAGGTGCCTCCTACTGACAAAGAAGGAATAACAAGTGAATCCTCACCAAAAGTGTCTCCTAATGACGATGAAAAGACAACAAGGAAAATCTTGTCAATGATGTCTCCTTCACCTTTTGAAACACCTATTGAACCTTCTTCCCAAGAAGCACATCATGTgatacaaaaatcacatttacagATAATGATCTTCTATTCGGTGAAACACTACACAATCGTCCTTTGTATATGGCGGGTCACGTGGtagagaagaagataaatagAATCTTAATAGAAGAAGGATCTGGAGTCAACATTTTGCCTATCCACACATTGAAGGAACTAGGCATCACGACTGGATGGGACAAAGTTCTTTGGTGTCAACGTTTACCTTTCCGACTGCCACATCTATTCTTTTGCTTATGACCTTATCGGACATGATTGATTTTACATCATTAGATTTGGCCCCTTTAACAacataacttttcaaatagAATTTCGCATCGGCAAAGTGTGTCTCAACTTCGGTGAAAGGATTATCATCTGCAACTATCTTCCTTTCAATTTCGCCTTCAAGATACTTCAAACATTGATATTAAGAAGATGAGACAATTCTATTCACATGTACCCAAGGTCTGCTAAGCAATATATTGTGCGACGTATTTGCGTCAATCACATACATCCATGCGCTTGATCGCAAATCTTCCATGTGGATCTCTAATTTAATAGAACCTATGGACCTCTCCTCCCCCCCCNccccccccccccccccccccccttgaTTAAAACCTTGTATCAACAGACGACTTTCACTAAGTTCTCTATCGTGATGTCGAGTTCCTTCAATGTGTGGATAGGCAGAATGTTGACTCCATATCCTTCATCTATTAAGATTctatttatcttcttctctaCCACGTGACCCGCCATATACAAAGGACGTTTGTGTAGTGTTTCACTGAATAGAAGATCATTATCTGTAAATGTGATATTTGTATCACATGCATGTGCTTCTTAGGAAGAAGGTTCAATAGGTGTTTTAGAAGGTGAAGGAGACATCATTGACGAGATTTCCCTTGTTGTCTTTTCATCGTCATTAGGAGACACTTTTGGTGAGGATTCACTCGTTGTTCCTTCTTTGTCAGTAGGAGGCACCTTCATTGTTTCTGCTTTATCAGCATTGAAACATGTTGCCTCGACATTGTCTTGAGTAGACTTTATGTTGAACGAACTTGGTAAGAATTCCTCTAGAGTCACAAGACGTCGGGGTTTTTGGTAGTGATTCACTTCTACCTTTGCCCTCTTTGGGCGCTTGATTGATTTCTGTTTCTCCAATTTCTTCACCATTTTCCCTCTAATCGGTGGCTTGTATGGTTCTTTTCGTAAGCTTGACTTGTTGCGTCTTCGCCTAGTTACAAGATTCCAGCATTCGTCACCATTTATATCATCTTCCTGCTCCAATGGCTCTTCTTCATGCTTTTCAGAGATATATATTTGGACCGGATCGAGTGAGCCGAACGTGATAGAGATCTAGTTAGAATTAGCCTTCTCATCATCAAGGACAATTTTCTTTTCGTTAACCAATTGCATCACTCTATCCTTGAAAACAAAACATTTTTCGAGAGGATGGCTCACAAGTCTATGATACTTGCAATAATTTGGGTCATCAGCTTTTCCAGCTTCAATGGGTCGCTTCATCTCTGGCAAGTCAATGAGCTTTAATTCGAGCAACTcttcaaaaatctcaaaaacCTCAGAATCCAAGAAGGGATATTTTTTATCTTGCATCTCCGTTAGTGTTGACTTTTGATTTGAACGTGCTTGGAAAGCCGTTCTCACATTTTACTTCATGCCCTCATTCTTAGTGATCTTCGCAGGTGATACATTAACATTCATAGATTCTTTATTGTCATTTCTAGGCACAAATTTACTTTATCTCTTGGGTTTCTGCTTGTCGCTTCCTTTGCGAGGATCTCGGACATACGTCATAGCTTTTCCAGCAGAGGACACGCTTAACTCCATATCATGAGCGCGAGTAGCTAGATCTTCAAAGGATTTTGGTCTTATTCCTTGTAAGATGTAAAGAAGCTCCCAGTGCATTCCTTGGATACACATTTCGATTACAGAAGCTTCACTAAGCCTATCCTTGCAATTTAGGCTCGCGTTCCTCCATCGATTTATGAAATCTATAACCGGTTCATCCTTCCTTTGGTGAGTATTTGTGAGTTCTACCATGTTCACCGTACACCTTGTGCTATAGAAGCGATTGAGAAATTCGTGCTCTAGTTGCTCCCAACTATAAATAGAATTAGGTTCAAGATTCGTCTACCAATCAAAGGCATTTCCTTTTAGAGAGCGGACAAATTGTTTGACGAGATGGTCTTCATAGGTTCCAGCATTATTACATGTCTCCACAAAGTGTGCAACATGTTGTTTTGGATTTCCTTTACCcttaaattgttgaaatttgggAGGTTGATAACCAACAGGCATTTTAAAGTTATCAATTCTTGCAGTGTATGGCTTGGCATACATGTGAGAAGACTTGGTGGAGACTTAATACTTATCTTTGATAGTGCCTTCAATAAACTCTTTCAAGCGATC
The DNA window shown above is from Solanum stenotomum isolate F172 chromosome 6, ASM1918654v1, whole genome shotgun sequence and carries:
- the LOC125867974 gene encoding cysteine-rich receptor-like protein kinase 42: MQFTGSSSFPFYLKLIIVLLGTFCDADPRISEAGQVCGTNMTLPSIIIPQYTKEMQVITQLVSEHGWGSSYAVNSTDISIYALANCYQDLPHNDCIQCFLISCSKLPTCLPAVSGRVYLDGCFIRYDYYNFFGETTDSFKDKVNCSSSFGRAVTDSDQLALAAAAGNLIENVTKKAINDSDGYAVGKLNGVYGLAQCWRTVSKQGCRECLDKASEAIKGCLPNRDARALMAGCYLRYSTHNFLIHHSQATNKGLSKGVIIVIVFAMIAFSMLFLFVAYVARKKSLKRKQECINLGKISNSYKRSSLNFKYENLEKATNYFDPSTIVGQGGNGSVYMGTLPNGKVVAVKRLFFNTRHWVDEFFNEVNLIHGIEHKNLVKLLGCSIEGPESLLVYEFVPNKSLDQYLDDKNKIKVLSWKERLHIIVGIAEGLAFLHGGSDMKIIHRDIKSSNVLLDENFEAKIADFGLARCLATNKTHLSTGIAGTLGYMAPEYLVKGQLTEMADVYSYGVLVLEIVCGRKNISLAEDDSGYLLQTVWKLYTTNQVTKALDPILKDDFSPDEVSKVLKVGLLCTQASVTLRPSMSDVVQMLTTFGQPIPEPCQPPFLRSSSSIKRFISDTLSNLDESCISSAMHSSSDGPHIN